Proteins encoded within one genomic window of Procambarus clarkii isolate CNS0578487 chromosome 31, FALCON_Pclarkii_2.0, whole genome shotgun sequence:
- the LOC138370275 gene encoding uncharacterized protein — protein MAARVFTQMTSRRQLMELADSLMADLPYSATMYNNLLLHARGWLSTTRFYTLPTQPPSHTLLWQNTNVPSSIAVYCQEAEFEQLIVALRETPLLDWQRRLKIYHDPHYLVEPLKMLAQELGSSLVYWEPTYTFTYRPNMDTELLRTLLEREPDLQTLAKARPKDLR, from the exons ATGGCTGCGAGAGTCTTCACTCAAATGACCAGTAGGCGCCAACTTATGGAACTTGCTGACAGCCTCATGGCGGACCTACCCTACTCGGCCACC ATGTACAACAACCTGCTCCTACATGCTCGAGGGTGGCTGTCCACGACCAGGTTCTACACCTTGCCCACCCAACCACCCTCTCACACCCTCTTGTGGCAGAATACG AACGTGCCCTCCAGTATTGCCGTCTACTGCCAGGAAGCGGAATTCGAACAACTGATAGTGGCGCTGAGGGAGACGCCTCTATTGGACTGGCAACGACGTCTGAAGATCTATCATGATCCTCACTACCTGGTTGAGCCGCTGAAGATGCTGGCCCAAGAGCTGGGGAGCTCCCTCGTCTATTGGGAACCAACTTACACATTTACTTACCGCCCTAACATGGATACTGAACTCCTCAG AACTCTTTTGGAAAGAGAACCTGACCTCCAAACACTAGCAAAGGCTCGCCCAAAAGACTTAAGGTGA